A window of the Corynebacterium minutissimum genome harbors these coding sequences:
- a CDS encoding RusA family crossover junction endodeoxyribonuclease, producing MTNDPIMAVFVPGIPRPQGSKSYLGSGRMRESSQYLPAWRQLVATRARAAFGRRAPVDEPVLLDVVFVLPARKDEPEPGGWHTVTPDLDKLVRAVGDALVEARVLHDDARVAAIRAAKRRARLNEPPGAHIHIDSLKRPHSAS from the coding sequence ATGACGAATGATCCAATCATGGCCGTCTTTGTTCCTGGTATTCCCCGCCCGCAGGGCTCGAAAAGCTACCTAGGTTCCGGCCGTATGCGGGAATCCTCCCAATACCTGCCGGCGTGGCGACAACTGGTAGCAACCCGGGCGCGTGCTGCATTCGGCCGCCGCGCCCCCGTCGATGAACCGGTGTTGCTGGATGTGGTGTTTGTCCTCCCGGCGCGGAAGGACGAGCCCGAGCCCGGCGGTTGGCATACGGTCACCCCGGATCTGGATAAACTCGTGCGCGCCGTAGGTGACGCGCTCGTTGAGGCTCGGGTGCTTCACGACGACGCCAGAGTAGCGGCCATACGCGCCGCTAAGCGCCGAGCACGCCTCAATGAACCCCCGGGTGCCCACATACACATTGATTCGCTTAAACGGCCACACAGCGCTTCATAG
- a CDS encoding HNH endonuclease, protein MADKWTGRAAANLRREYLEQCRAINAACWLCNQPINYDARPGTPNSFEPDHALPRADYPELALDPDNLRPAHASCNRSRGKKDRPLPLGRRSLPQWA, encoded by the coding sequence ATGGCCGATAAATGGACCGGCCGCGCCGCAGCCAACCTCCGACGCGAATACCTAGAACAATGCCGCGCCATAAACGCCGCCTGCTGGCTCTGTAACCAGCCAATCAACTACGACGCGCGCCCCGGCACCCCCAACTCCTTCGAGCCCGACCATGCTCTCCCGCGCGCCGATTACCCCGAGCTCGCCCTCGACCCCGACAACCTCAGACCAGCCCACGCCTCCTGCAACCGCTCACGCGGAAAAAAGGATCGCCCCCTGCCACTCGGCCGCCGCAGCCTCCCACAATGGGCTTAA
- a CDS encoding DNA methyltransferase: MSRVNAISYERFGVDELLLFEGNPRRGDVARISESLRARGQYKPIVVNRGTETGRPLEVLAGNHTLMAARSIGWEEIDCAVIDVDDDTAKAIVASDNRLADLGGYDDEALAALLSDLESLDGTGYTDSDLNEILKAQEQPEELTDRDEAPSVPDKAPISAPGDVWELGPHRLWCGDSTNIDGVLENLLFDGLADCVWTDPPYGVSYSSNARHAGDGYQTNRANHSILNDGEEGLAELLHGAFTTLVAAAKPGAPVYVAHADAKRLVFETAFREAGLIFRQNLIWVKNNHAIGRADYHYKHEPILFGEAPKFGDEAETPAEDETNTDEVDTTAPYKEGHGPVLYGFAPGGAVRLGRGGPRWFGNNSQFTTLEFAMPRSNDVHPTMKPVDLVLRMLNNSCPPGGVVLDLFGGSGSTLIAAHHRGAQARLVELDPRYVDVICRRWQEHTGSIPRRDGEEVDFLA; this comes from the coding sequence ATGAGCCGCGTGAACGCTATTTCTTATGAGCGCTTTGGCGTGGATGAACTGTTGCTTTTTGAGGGGAATCCTCGGCGTGGTGATGTAGCCCGTATTTCGGAATCTTTGCGGGCGCGTGGCCAATATAAACCGATTGTGGTTAACCGCGGAACGGAAACCGGTCGGCCGCTGGAAGTCTTAGCCGGTAATCACACGCTCATGGCGGCGCGGTCTATCGGGTGGGAAGAAATCGACTGCGCGGTGATTGATGTTGATGATGATACGGCTAAAGCTATCGTCGCTTCCGATAATCGATTAGCCGACCTCGGCGGCTACGATGACGAGGCGCTGGCTGCGCTGCTGTCTGATTTGGAATCGCTCGATGGAACCGGCTATACGGATTCCGATTTGAACGAAATTCTGAAAGCGCAAGAACAACCCGAGGAACTCACGGATAGGGATGAAGCCCCCTCGGTTCCTGACAAGGCACCCATTTCCGCGCCGGGTGATGTGTGGGAGCTCGGCCCGCACCGCCTGTGGTGTGGCGACTCTACGAATATCGATGGTGTCTTAGAAAATCTGCTGTTTGATGGGCTCGCGGATTGCGTGTGGACCGACCCGCCTTATGGCGTGTCTTATTCCTCTAACGCGCGGCATGCTGGGGACGGTTACCAAACTAACCGGGCTAATCATTCGATTTTGAATGATGGGGAGGAAGGCCTCGCCGAGCTGCTGCATGGGGCGTTTACTACTTTGGTGGCCGCGGCTAAACCGGGCGCGCCGGTTTACGTGGCGCATGCCGATGCGAAACGCCTGGTGTTTGAAACCGCGTTTCGTGAAGCCGGTCTAATCTTTCGCCAGAACTTGATTTGGGTGAAGAACAACCACGCGATCGGGCGCGCGGATTATCACTACAAGCATGAGCCGATTCTTTTTGGTGAAGCCCCGAAATTTGGTGATGAAGCCGAAACCCCAGCGGAAGATGAAACCAATACCGACGAGGTGGATACCACCGCCCCCTACAAGGAAGGCCACGGCCCGGTGCTGTACGGTTTCGCGCCGGGCGGCGCGGTCCGCCTCGGCCGGGGTGGCCCCCGGTGGTTTGGCAATAATTCCCAGTTCACAACACTGGAATTTGCTATGCCGCGCTCGAACGATGTTCACCCCACGATGAAGCCGGTTGATTTGGTGCTGCGCATGCTGAACAACTCATGCCCGCCGGGTGGTGTGGTCCTGGACCTCTTCGGCGGTTCCGGCTCGACCCTGATTGCTGCGCACCACCGCGGGGCGCAGGCCCGCCTGGTGGAACTGGATCCGCGGTATGTTGATGTGATTTGCCGCCGCTGGCAAGAACATACCGGTTCGATTCCTCGGCGTGATGGAGAGGAGGTTGATTTCCTTGCATGA
- a CDS encoding terminase small subunit: MSISEDYSLPAFVVRSIAARGDVITEADSAMVQVALLAANQLEKEFLAGGERATKAMYMIPHFKNLMTDFGCLPAARAELDALLKRLKETGSEPGPEDKEVKNEIAARRARIRGRA, encoded by the coding sequence ATGTCTATCTCTGAAGATTACTCATTGCCGGCTTTCGTAGTCCGGTCCATTGCTGCGCGTGGTGATGTGATTACCGAGGCGGACTCTGCCATGGTGCAGGTTGCTTTGTTAGCAGCAAACCAGCTGGAAAAGGAATTTCTGGCCGGTGGTGAACGCGCTACTAAAGCGATGTACATGATTCCGCATTTCAAGAACCTCATGACTGATTTTGGTTGCCTTCCAGCTGCGCGCGCCGAGCTCGATGCTCTATTGAAGCGTCTGAAGGAAACCGGTTCCGAGCCGGGCCCTGAAGATAAGGAAGTGAAGAACGAAATCGCCGCGCGCCGGGCCCGTATCCGTGGCCGGGCTTAA
- a CDS encoding phage portal protein, whose protein sequence is MGILDKLTGWRRPPAEEPRNYALDNGINLNEIWDFHIDHMSVEDLYRTQPHLRTVTSFIARMVSSVSLHAYRREADGGRVRVHDSELAQLLKQSSRSLLMSDLLTTTVMDLCLYDEWIWYVDYDDSWGARWSIYPIPLRWVRKRYFDDPWTFKGITLNDERGREIFLPAEKLIRHSGYNPSSTQCGVSPILALKDVLKQNRARAEYQAQLWDRGPRMAGFIERPLDAKWDHKDRQRFKSDLRAQFAAGGSGAGGIALLEDGMKFSPHHLKASDEQVVEQTKLSLETVAQVYHVNPTMVGILDNANYSNVKEFRQSLYGDSLLPIMKGIEEALNSFLLPMMGVETDEYYAEFNMGERLRARFEEQAAVTSQAIGAPWMTVNEGRAMNNLPKIDGGDDLARPLNTEFGSSGPEGEPEGDSE, encoded by the coding sequence ATGGGCATTCTGGATAAATTAACCGGGTGGCGGCGCCCCCCGGCGGAAGAACCGCGTAACTATGCCCTCGATAACGGGATTAACCTCAACGAAATCTGGGACTTCCATATTGATCACATGTCGGTGGAAGATTTGTACCGTACTCAACCGCATTTGCGTACGGTAACCAGCTTCATCGCCCGTATGGTGTCATCCGTATCCCTGCATGCTTACCGGCGGGAAGCCGACGGCGGGCGGGTAAGGGTGCATGATTCCGAGCTTGCCCAATTGCTGAAGCAATCTTCCCGGTCTTTGCTCATGTCTGATTTGCTTACCACTACCGTGATGGATCTCTGCCTGTACGACGAGTGGATTTGGTACGTGGATTATGATGATTCGTGGGGGGCGCGGTGGTCCATTTATCCGATTCCTCTACGGTGGGTAAGGAAACGGTATTTTGATGACCCGTGGACTTTTAAGGGCATTACCCTAAACGATGAACGCGGCCGGGAAATCTTCCTACCCGCGGAAAAGCTCATTCGCCATTCGGGTTATAACCCGTCTTCCACCCAGTGCGGTGTTTCCCCGATCCTCGCTCTGAAAGATGTGCTGAAGCAAAATAGGGCCCGGGCGGAATACCAGGCCCAGCTGTGGGATAGGGGCCCGCGTATGGCCGGTTTCATCGAGCGGCCGCTGGATGCGAAATGGGACCATAAGGACCGCCAGCGGTTTAAGTCTGATTTGCGTGCCCAATTCGCCGCCGGTGGTTCCGGCGCGGGTGGAATTGCCCTACTGGAAGATGGGATGAAGTTCTCCCCTCATCACCTGAAGGCTTCCGATGAGCAGGTGGTGGAACAAACCAAACTTTCTCTGGAAACCGTGGCGCAGGTCTATCACGTGAACCCGACCATGGTGGGCATTCTGGATAACGCGAATTATTCCAACGTGAAGGAATTCCGGCAGTCCCTCTACGGTGATTCCCTGCTGCCAATCATGAAGGGGATCGAGGAAGCGCTGAATTCTTTCCTGCTGCCAATGATGGGGGTGGAAACCGACGAGTACTACGCGGAATTCAATATGGGCGAGCGTCTGCGCGCCCGATTTGAAGAGCAGGCCGCGGTTACCTCCCAGGCGATTGGTGCGCCGTGGATGACCGTGAATGAAGGCCGCGCGATGAACAACCTTCCGAAAATTGATGGTGGCGATGACCTTGCCCGCCCGCTGAATACGGAATTCGGAAGTAGCGGCCCGGAAGGTGAACCGGAAGGGGATAGCGAATGA
- a CDS encoding RapZ C-terminal domain-containing protein has translation MIELVSWGYQYGNAPVGHAAFDLTVLPPPPPIVANGCGLDEPVQRYYLSDPVVQQWAATIACLGLELERNHESPLMVFICKEGRHRSVAMAEYVGELLRLGGSKNTIRHLCLGGDQR, from the coding sequence ATGATTGAGCTAGTGTCCTGGGGTTACCAATACGGGAACGCGCCGGTAGGCCACGCCGCTTTCGACCTCACAGTTCTTCCCCCACCCCCGCCGATAGTTGCCAACGGCTGCGGCCTCGACGAGCCGGTGCAGCGCTACTACCTCTCTGACCCCGTGGTTCAACAATGGGCGGCGACTATCGCCTGCCTCGGCCTGGAGCTCGAGCGAAATCATGAATCCCCGCTCATGGTGTTCATCTGCAAGGAAGGCCGCCACCGCTCCGTGGCCATGGCGGAATACGTAGGGGAACTTTTACGGCTCGGCGGCTCGAAAAATACTATTAGGCACCTTTGCCTAGGAGGTGATCAACGATGA
- a CDS encoding HK97 family phage prohead protease gives MTIHVVMGPPCSGKSTYVAKKAGVGNPRFDVDAVYSCLAGQELHHEKPPAITDVVSAMRRGLYGWLMDPETRPVGDVWLIHGNPPPATIASFKAVGAEFHILDPGMEACLARAEEDDRPEGTEERIRGWYDNPPVIPDDEKEGEPVLKDFKVEVKAGGADDTPEGYISAYAAVFDNVDSYGDVIRRGAFEETLKEWKESGNNIPLLYGHDFADPFSNIGVVTSAVEDDHGLKIEAVLDLDNEKAAQVHRLIKERRLSQMSFAFRVLDAAEATVDDEHVFELKRLKLYEVSVVPIGANEQTEILSVKNASEMLSTAVKQAGKLSEAERARLSQACKAAAHELDGAPGADESAEDESSLARARAAKALVMLMEGATNA, from the coding sequence ATGACTATTCACGTTGTCATGGGCCCGCCGTGCTCTGGTAAATCAACCTACGTCGCGAAAAAGGCCGGAGTCGGCAACCCCCGCTTTGATGTAGACGCGGTGTACTCATGCCTAGCGGGGCAGGAACTGCATCATGAAAAACCGCCGGCGATTACGGATGTAGTTTCCGCTATGCGGCGCGGTCTTTATGGCTGGCTCATGGATCCGGAAACTCGGCCCGTTGGTGATGTGTGGCTGATCCATGGCAACCCGCCGCCGGCGACAATCGCCTCTTTTAAGGCGGTTGGGGCGGAGTTTCATATTCTCGACCCCGGTATGGAAGCCTGCCTAGCCCGCGCGGAAGAGGATGACCGCCCTGAAGGAACGGAAGAACGAATTAGGGGCTGGTACGACAACCCGCCGGTAATTCCCGACGATGAAAAGGAAGGTGAACCAGTGCTGAAAGATTTCAAGGTGGAAGTAAAGGCCGGCGGCGCCGATGACACCCCGGAAGGCTATATCTCCGCTTACGCCGCGGTATTCGACAACGTTGATTCATACGGTGATGTAATCCGCCGCGGCGCTTTTGAGGAAACGCTGAAGGAATGGAAGGAATCCGGAAACAATATCCCGCTGCTGTACGGCCATGATTTCGCGGATCCTTTCTCAAATATCGGCGTGGTTACCTCCGCGGTGGAAGATGACCACGGCCTGAAGATTGAGGCGGTCCTGGACCTCGACAACGAAAAGGCGGCGCAGGTTCATCGCCTGATTAAGGAACGCCGTCTATCTCAGATGAGCTTCGCGTTCCGCGTGCTCGATGCTGCGGAAGCCACCGTGGATGACGAGCACGTCTTTGAGCTGAAGCGCTTGAAGCTCTATGAGGTGTCCGTCGTTCCGATTGGCGCGAATGAACAAACTGAAATTTTGTCCGTTAAGAACGCCTCCGAGATGCTGTCGACCGCTGTGAAGCAGGCCGGGAAGCTGTCCGAGGCGGAGCGCGCTCGCCTGTCACAGGCGTGTAAGGCCGCCGCTCATGAACTCGACGGCGCCCCCGGCGCCGATGAATCGGCGGAAGATGAATCCAGCTTAGCCCGCGCCCGCGCGGCTAAGGCTCTCGTGATGCTCATGGAAGGAGCAACTAATGCGTAA
- a CDS encoding phage major capsid protein — protein MRKTIAELKAERDKLRAEIEEIAFKGDSMSEAEYNAVKEKMDEVKEYDAEIADRVERDEMLKALKQFGRGADSGDPSPTGETDESTLGGHFVKSAAAELKAFRPGKTISYQAPEFKAASDPSLTGGQGQGVIDGYATEWSRAIVNQRRERLVAADLMGSARLTQPVIKYLVEKLNRIAEGGPEFVAEGAKKPYVRYSPLDLVTESPAKIAALTKVSDEMLEDLPFIADYINNQLVYDLSVEEEKALLNGDGQGSNLMGLFNREGIQSHDISGDPFDGLLEAIDMVALATPLTADGIMLNPADYQQLRKKKDNNGQYLAGGPFQGQYGNNGILLSPAVWGLSVVSTPAVEQGTYMVGAFRQGATILRRGGLRVDSTNTNVDDFENNLVTLRAEERLGLMVPRPAAFVTGKISGAGAAADTGAAA, from the coding sequence ATGCGTAAGACGATCGCAGAACTGAAGGCCGAGCGCGATAAGCTCCGTGCCGAAATTGAGGAGATTGCCTTTAAGGGCGACTCCATGTCCGAGGCGGAATACAACGCAGTTAAGGAAAAGATGGACGAGGTGAAGGAATACGACGCGGAAATCGCGGATCGTGTCGAGCGCGATGAAATGCTGAAGGCCCTGAAGCAGTTCGGTCGCGGCGCTGATTCCGGTGATCCTTCCCCGACGGGTGAAACCGATGAATCTACCCTCGGCGGTCATTTCGTGAAGTCCGCCGCCGCCGAGCTGAAGGCCTTCCGCCCGGGTAAGACGATTTCCTACCAGGCCCCGGAATTTAAGGCGGCCTCCGACCCGTCTCTTACCGGCGGCCAGGGCCAGGGCGTTATCGATGGATACGCCACCGAGTGGTCCCGCGCGATTGTCAACCAGCGCCGTGAGCGCCTGGTAGCCGCCGACCTCATGGGCTCTGCGCGTCTTACCCAGCCGGTAATTAAGTACCTGGTTGAAAAGCTTAACCGCATTGCGGAAGGCGGCCCGGAGTTCGTCGCCGAGGGCGCTAAGAAGCCGTACGTCCGCTACTCCCCGCTGGATCTGGTAACCGAGTCCCCGGCTAAGATTGCGGCGCTTACTAAGGTCTCCGATGAGATGCTGGAAGATCTTCCGTTCATCGCGGATTACATTAATAACCAGCTTGTCTACGACCTCTCTGTCGAGGAAGAAAAAGCCCTCCTGAATGGTGACGGCCAGGGCTCCAACCTCATGGGCCTTTTCAACCGTGAAGGAATTCAGTCTCATGATATTTCCGGCGACCCGTTCGATGGTCTGCTGGAAGCTATCGATATGGTTGCGCTGGCTACCCCGCTTACCGCCGACGGCATCATGCTTAACCCGGCGGATTACCAGCAGCTGCGCAAGAAGAAGGACAATAACGGTCAGTACCTCGCCGGCGGTCCGTTCCAGGGCCAGTACGGCAATAACGGTATTCTGTTGTCCCCGGCGGTGTGGGGCCTGAGCGTGGTTTCCACCCCGGCGGTGGAGCAGGGTACCTACATGGTGGGCGCGTTCCGCCAGGGTGCGACTATCCTTCGCCGCGGTGGCCTGCGCGTGGATTCCACGAATACCAACGTGGATGATTTCGAGAACAACCTCGTTACCCTGCGCGCCGAGGAGCGTCTCGGCCTCATGGTTCCGCGCCCGGCTGCATTCGTCACGGGTAAGATTTCCGGCGCCGGCGCTGCCGCCGATACCGGAGCGGCTGCCTAA